One window of the Wolbachia endosymbiont of Ctenocephalides felis wCfeJ genome contains the following:
- the cgtA gene encoding Obg family GTPase CgtA has translation MDFIDEVRLYLKAGDGGDGCASFRREKFVEFGGPNGGNGGKGGDIVFVSDANLNTLLNFRYRRHIKANDGKSGASRDRSGTAGKNVVLKVPVGTQIIDEESEEVIVDLDKPEMEFQVVQGGKGGLGNTNFKSSTNRAPRHFTYGQPGEEKYVLLKLKVLSDVGIIGMPNAGKSKFLTRCSNADTKVGDYPFTTIRPHLGVAKVDDSEIVIADIPGIISDAHLGVGLGHKFLKHIERCKILLHLIDITHDDVISAYDCTHNELGFYNGDLVRKEEVVVLNKCDLSEEAEILEKKNHLANYLDKEVLCLSIDDDLQPILRLLSEKLKKSSPKKINKYDPFKT, from the coding sequence ATGGACTTCATAGACGAAGTTAGATTGTATCTAAAGGCTGGTGATGGCGGTGATGGCTGCGCGAGTTTTCGTCGAGAAAAATTCGTTGAATTTGGTGGTCCAAATGGTGGTAATGGAGGAAAGGGAGGAGACATAGTTTTTGTCAGTGATGCAAATCTCAACACTTTACTTAATTTTCGTTATAGGAGACACATTAAAGCAAACGATGGAAAAAGTGGTGCAAGCAGAGATAGGTCTGGCACAGCGGGAAAAAACGTCGTACTTAAAGTTCCAGTTGGGACACAAATAATCGATGAAGAAAGTGAGGAGGTGATAGTAGACCTTGATAAACCTGAGATGGAATTTCAAGTGGTGCAAGGTGGAAAAGGTGGACTTGGAAACACCAATTTTAAATCCTCTACCAACAGGGCACCAAGGCATTTTACCTACGGTCAACCTGGCGAAGAAAAATATGTATTATTAAAACTAAAAGTTTTATCTGACGTTGGCATTATCGGCATGCCAAACGCAGGTAAATCAAAATTTTTAACTCGCTGTTCAAATGCAGATACAAAAGTAGGTGATTATCCATTCACCACGATAAGACCACATTTAGGTGTAGCAAAAGTGGATGATAGCGAAATTGTAATAGCAGATATTCCAGGAATAATCTCTGATGCTCACCTTGGAGTTGGGCTTGGACATAAGTTTTTGAAACACATAGAAAGGTGTAAAATTTTATTGCATTTAATTGATATAACCCACGATGATGTCATTTCAGCGTATGATTGCACACACAATGAGCTGGGGTTTTATAATGGTGACCTTGTTAGAAAAGAAGAAGTTGTAGTGTTAAACAAATGTGACTTATCGGAAGAAGCAGAAATTCTGGAGAAGAAGAATCATTTGGCTAACTACCTTGATAAAGAAGTACTATGCTTATCAATCGACGATGATTTACAGCCCATTTTGAGGTTATTAAGTGAAAAATTGAAAAAAAGTAGTCCTAAGAAAATTAATAAATATGATCCTTTTAAGACGTGA
- a CDS encoding ClpXP protease specificity-enhancing factor SspB translates to MDKTDYKKSLNFAKCQVIKKALDAISSNEFTPHLEILFFTYFNGVVIPDYLKRSYPAQMLIILQHQFYDLKVFEDKFSVRLSFSGKQEQITVPFFAINEFHDKISGDILVFDKISIDSDKEYTSEKCTEKSSNGSIISIDQLRDK, encoded by the coding sequence ATGGATAAAACGGATTACAAAAAGTCACTCAATTTTGCAAAGTGTCAAGTTATCAAAAAGGCTTTAGATGCCATATCAAGCAATGAGTTTACTCCTCACTTAGAAATACTATTTTTTACGTATTTTAATGGCGTTGTCATACCAGATTACTTGAAAAGGTCATATCCTGCTCAAATGCTTATCATATTACAGCATCAGTTTTATGATTTGAAAGTTTTTGAGGATAAGTTCAGCGTAAGATTGAGTTTTTCTGGAAAGCAAGAGCAAATCACCGTACCATTTTTTGCTATTAATGAGTTTCATGATAAAATTTCAGGAGATATTCTAGTATTTGATAAGATCAGTATCGATTCTGATAAAGAATACACTAGTGAAAAATGCACTGAAAAATCATCAAATGGCAGTATCATATCTATAGACCAACTGCGTGATAAATAG
- a CDS encoding ABC transporter transmembrane domain-containing protein translates to MNDITTKQALSFILKMLRPFKWHTIFMCLASLIWAIGLSLDPYIVKIILDRITIVPSKNIFEYLATPATFYILMLFLISCINRLYDYFINIKLFPNLHKRINDSSFDTLLGQSYHYYQNNFAGNLASKVNRLVDNIPDVIRIIAEVFLNQFLSLVIAIYMLWTVNTDFAIVMIIWAVSFIVLSLSFLKKQINLSTTLSKYGSIITGKMVDVFSNILSVSLFARGHTERSSMCSASKKANLMEQKIGWVYLGIFCVYGFSYVIMQGVDLYFLTKGRWQGTITVGDFALVMGINTAIGSYL, encoded by the coding sequence ATGAATGACATAACAACAAAACAGGCCTTATCTTTCATTCTAAAAATGCTGCGCCCATTCAAATGGCACACTATTTTTATGTGCCTCGCATCACTAATTTGGGCAATTGGTCTCTCCCTGGATCCTTATATAGTGAAAATTATCCTAGATCGAATTACAATTGTGCCTAGCAAAAATATATTTGAATACTTAGCTACTCCTGCAACTTTCTATATTTTGATGCTCTTTCTAATCTCGTGTATTAATAGACTGTATGATTATTTTATTAACATCAAGCTTTTTCCCAATCTTCATAAAAGAATTAATGATTCAAGTTTTGATACGCTACTTGGCCAGAGTTATCATTACTATCAAAACAACTTTGCAGGTAATCTTGCAAGCAAAGTAAATCGTTTGGTAGATAACATTCCCGATGTAATAAGAATTATTGCAGAAGTTTTTCTTAATCAATTCCTATCCTTGGTTATTGCTATCTATATGCTATGGACAGTGAACACTGATTTTGCCATTGTAATGATAATCTGGGCTGTATCGTTTATAGTTTTATCCTTGTCTTTTTTGAAAAAGCAAATAAATCTTTCAACGACATTATCAAAATATGGATCAATAATTACAGGCAAGATGGTAGATGTGTTTTCCAACATCTTATCTGTTAGTTTATTTGCAAGGGGTCATACTGAAAGGTCATCGATGTGTTCTGCCAGCAAAAAAGCTAATTTAATGGAACAAAAGATAGGTTGGGTCTATTTGGGAATTTTCTGTGTTTATGGGTTTTCATATGTAATTATGCAAGGGGTTGATTTGTACTTTTTAACCAAAGGTAGATGGCAGGGCACCATAACTGTAGGAGACTTTGCTCTCGTAATGGGAATCAATACTGCTATAGGAAGTTATCTTTGA
- a CDS encoding ABC transporter ATP-binding protein: MTKELEKFTRVWGRVKEGLQAISVIPDIQDQPDAVDLVIKKGEITFDKIHFHYKGAEPIFENKSIVIKSGQKVGLVGYSGGGKSTFVNLILRLYDVKSGKISIDGQDIRNVTQDSLHRNIGTIPQDPSLFHRTLMENIRYGRADASDDEIVEAAKRAYAHEFILKLPQGYESLVGERGVKLSGGQRQRIAIARAILKNAPILILDEATSQLDSVTESSIQESLWELMQGKTTIVIAHRLSTLLHMDRILVFDQGKIVEDGTHQELLNKNGMYKTLWDAQVGGFLPDRKESTEV, from the coding sequence TTGACAAAAGAACTTGAAAAATTTACCAGAGTCTGGGGAAGGGTTAAAGAGGGTTTGCAAGCAATTTCAGTCATTCCTGACATTCAAGACCAGCCAGATGCTGTAGATCTGGTCATTAAAAAAGGGGAAATTACTTTTGATAAAATTCATTTTCATTATAAAGGTGCAGAACCAATATTTGAAAACAAGTCCATAGTAATTAAGTCTGGCCAAAAAGTAGGGCTTGTTGGTTACTCAGGTGGTGGCAAGTCAACATTTGTTAATTTAATTCTTCGACTTTACGATGTAAAATCTGGAAAAATTTCAATTGACGGGCAAGATATTCGCAATGTAACCCAGGATTCTTTGCACAGAAACATTGGAACGATTCCACAAGATCCATCGCTTTTTCATAGGACTCTAATGGAAAATATTCGCTACGGCAGAGCAGATGCTAGTGATGATGAAATCGTAGAGGCTGCTAAACGTGCATATGCTCATGAATTTATTTTAAAATTGCCTCAAGGTTATGAGTCACTCGTTGGCGAAAGAGGTGTAAAACTTTCAGGTGGGCAGAGGCAGCGCATTGCAATTGCAAGAGCTATTTTAAAAAATGCTCCGATATTAATTCTTGATGAAGCAACTTCACAACTTGATTCTGTAACTGAAAGTAGTATTCAGGAATCCCTATGGGAACTGATGCAAGGTAAAACTACAATAGTAATAGCCCACCGCCTATCTACACTTTTGCATATGGATCGCATTTTAGTCTTTGATCAGGGTAAAATTGTAGAAGATGGAACACATCAAGAACTCCTCAATAAAAATGGAATGTATAAAACCCTATGGGATGCACAAGTTGGTGGATTTTTACCGGATAGAAAAGAAAGTACAGAAGTTTAG
- a CDS encoding GNAT family N-acetyltransferase, which translates to MNKNITFKALSAEHFLLLLKWLRTPHVKKWWDKDINWTLELIQKKYNTYVKGFKHLELKAQVIEKPMHAFIINCDGVDIGYIQYYNKHDFPPEQGYNTLLLPESCAAIDLYIGELDYIGKQIGPQVLDVFLNELVFKTFENAFVDPDTSNIRAICAYEKVGFRKIRESNGITLMIKARTFQL; encoded by the coding sequence ATGAATAAAAATATCACATTCAAAGCGTTGAGCGCGGAACACTTTTTATTACTACTAAAGTGGTTAAGAACACCTCACGTAAAGAAGTGGTGGGATAAAGATATAAATTGGACATTAGAGTTAATCCAAAAGAAATACAACACTTATGTCAAAGGATTCAAACATTTGGAGCTTAAGGCACAAGTTATTGAAAAACCAATGCATGCATTTATTATTAACTGCGATGGAGTTGATATTGGTTACATTCAGTACTATAATAAACATGATTTTCCGCCAGAGCAAGGTTACAACACCCTATTGCTTCCAGAAAGTTGCGCCGCTATAGATTTGTATATCGGAGAGTTGGACTATATAGGTAAGCAAATTGGTCCACAAGTTTTGGATGTATTTTTAAATGAACTGGTCTTCAAAACTTTTGAAAACGCTTTTGTTGATCCTGACACATCAAATATACGTGCAATTTGCGCTTACGAAAAGGTTGGCTTTAGAAAAATTAGAGAAAGTAATGGCATAACTTTGATGATTAAAGCAAGAACTTTCCAGCTTTGA
- a CDS encoding UDP-N-acetylmuramate--L-alanine ligase yields MRILNYTIIDLVISKRLLSNMNSSQREIIHIIGIGGIGMSAIAEILHNSNYKVQGSDTQSNDNVDRLQKLGIRVYISHNANNIKQAQIVVHSSAIKSDNVELVAARDNNKTILHRSDILAEIMKDKYVIAVSGSSGKTTTTAMIASIFDHSGTDATVIAGGILNSYRNNSKLGKSDIFLTEADESDGTMLKIPANIAVITSINDDHIDHYGTFDNLKNAFSQFVSNADSAILPDSVGINYDASNSITFGFEDVSPSVIQSSFVIPVPPPVIPVPPPVVPVPPPVIPVLDTGIQKKKSASHSAKVNNVRAANIKQHNNSIEFDVLIYIDESNWIPVLSTGMTKKELLSYSYHLSSNPPLSPQRHLPSSQCLTLGSRIIKNVVLSNAIGIHKVSNALAAISVAVKLGISDEDIKKGLVEFKGVARRFSLIANVKGAKLIEDYAHHPNEIQATLAAARLITKGKVIGIIEPLRFARIRNFFDEFVQVFMMFDYVILTPVHPPEDKPIPGCGIDDIQKALISNGFSNVEIMNNALLISHLINDSTNSGDVVLFIGAGGNIAKLAKETAALMSEIEV; encoded by the coding sequence ATTAGGATTTTAAATTATACTATAATAGATTTAGTAATAAGTAAACGTTTACTGTCAAACATGAATAGCTCTCAAAGAGAAATAATACACATAATTGGCATAGGTGGAATTGGAATGAGTGCAATTGCTGAAATTCTTCATAACTCTAATTATAAAGTCCAAGGCAGTGATACGCAATCAAATGACAATGTAGATAGGTTACAAAAGCTAGGTATAAGAGTTTATATCAGCCACAATGCCAACAACATTAAACAAGCTCAAATAGTAGTACATTCTTCTGCAATAAAATCCGACAATGTGGAATTAGTTGCCGCAAGAGATAACAACAAAACTATTTTGCATAGATCAGACATACTTGCTGAGATTATGAAAGATAAATATGTGATAGCAGTTTCGGGTTCAAGTGGAAAGACGACAACAACCGCTATGATTGCCTCTATTTTTGACCACTCTGGTACCGATGCAACTGTAATTGCGGGAGGTATATTGAATTCCTACCGAAATAACTCAAAACTTGGCAAGAGTGACATTTTTTTGACTGAGGCTGATGAATCTGATGGAACTATGTTAAAAATCCCTGCAAATATCGCTGTCATAACGAGTATCAATGACGATCACATAGACCATTACGGCACATTTGATAATCTCAAAAATGCATTTTCTCAATTCGTAAGCAACGCAGATTCTGCGATTTTACCTGATTCTGTAGGCATTAATTATGATGCGAGTAATTCTATAACGTTTGGGTTTGAAGATGTGTCTCCTTCTGTCATCCAATCCTCCTTTGTTATTCCAGTGCCACCTCCTGTCATCCCAGTACCACCTCCTGTTGTCCCAGTACCACCTCCTGTCATCCCAGTGCTTGACACTGGGATCCAGAAAAAAAAATCAGCGTCACACTCTGCAAAAGTGAATAACGTTAGAGCTGCAAACATAAAACAACACAATAACAGCATAGAATTTGATGTGTTGATTTATATAGACGAAAGTAACTGGATCCCAGTGTTAAGCACTGGGATGACAAAGAAAGAGCTGTTATCATATAGTTACCACTTGTCATCCAATCCTCCTTTGTCACCCCAGCGCCACCTTCCGTCATCCCAGTGCTTGACACTGGGATCTAGAATTATAAAAAACGTAGTACTATCAAACGCAATAGGTATTCACAAAGTCAGCAACGCCCTAGCTGCAATATCGGTTGCGGTAAAACTCGGAATTAGCGATGAAGATATTAAAAAGGGTCTTGTGGAATTTAAAGGAGTAGCAAGAAGATTTTCTTTAATTGCCAACGTTAAAGGCGCTAAGTTAATTGAAGATTATGCCCATCATCCAAACGAAATACAAGCAACCCTGGCAGCAGCACGCTTGATCACTAAAGGAAAGGTAATAGGAATTATCGAACCGCTCCGTTTTGCTCGCATTCGTAATTTTTTTGATGAGTTTGTACAAGTCTTTATGATGTTTGACTATGTCATTCTCACTCCTGTTCATCCCCCAGAAGATAAGCCTATTCCTGGTTGCGGAATTGATGATATACAGAAAGCCTTAATCAGCAATGGGTTTAGTAATGTAGAGATTATGAATAATGCCTTGCTCATTTCACATCTCATCAATGATTCGACAAATTCAGGTGATGTAGTACTATTTATTGGTGCTGGTGGTAATATAGCCAAACTAGCGAAAGAAACTGCAGCACTTATGTCGGAAATAGAGGTTTAA
- a CDS encoding septal ring lytic transglycosylase RlpA family protein, protein MVKNLAFLCLIFVLISSCGFRSRCNDTAGHYKIGNSYTINGITYHPKHCNHYEEIGVASWYGIEDHGTLTANGEVFNRHLISAAHRTLPLPCFVLITNLENGRKLMVRVNDRGPFVEGRIIDLSEKAAHILGFHKSGLTKVKVQYLRKKSERLVQKTPHYRKQYEKEIQKRHPKQDSAESSGYVAFFKNAQAAKSAASKLRNQGMKNVRLLFKNDRYCVKVSYK, encoded by the coding sequence ATGGTAAAAAATCTAGCCTTTCTGTGCCTAATATTTGTTTTGATTAGTAGCTGCGGTTTTCGTAGCAGGTGTAATGATACTGCGGGTCATTACAAAATTGGTAATAGCTATACAATAAACGGCATAACCTATCATCCAAAACACTGTAACCATTATGAGGAAATAGGAGTAGCATCGTGGTATGGAATAGAAGACCATGGTACACTTACAGCCAATGGTGAAGTATTTAACCGTCACTTAATTTCTGCAGCGCATAGGACTTTGCCCTTGCCTTGTTTTGTTCTTATTACTAACTTAGAAAACGGAAGAAAACTTATGGTCAGGGTTAACGATAGGGGCCCATTTGTTGAAGGCAGAATAATAGACTTATCGGAGAAGGCAGCACACATTTTAGGATTTCATAAATCTGGACTGACAAAAGTGAAAGTTCAGTATTTAAGGAAAAAGTCGGAACGATTAGTACAAAAGACTCCTCATTATAGAAAACAGTATGAAAAAGAAATACAAAAACGTCACCCAAAGCAAGATAGTGCAGAAAGTAGTGGATACGTTGCATTTTTCAAAAATGCTCAGGCTGCCAAGTCAGCTGCATCAAAGCTTCGTAATCAAGGAATGAAAAATGTTAGATTGCTTTTTAAGAACGATCGATATTGTGTAAAAGTGAGTTATAAGTGA
- the eno gene encoding phosphopyruvate hydratase, producing the protein MMKKIINNVFAREILDSRGYPTVEVEVELCDGATGRASVPSGASTGKLEALELRDQDEKRYCGKGVLKAVQSVNGVIADEIVGMDAANQGAIDKVLIELDGTQNKSKLGANTTLGVSLAVAKAAAHSFKMPLYRYLGGEQASVMPVPLINIINGGVHADNKLDFQEFMILPVGAETFSEAIRMSAEVFHNLRSILRKKGYSTNVGDEGGFAPNIESTEEALNLIIQAVESAGYSVQSDFALGLDVASSTFYEDKIYKFENRELTSEELAEYYCDLAEKYPIISIEDAMSEDDYEGWKLLTAKLGNKVQLVGDDLFVTNCELIRKGIEEKMANAVLIKPNQIGTLTETLAAIEMAKSNGYKAIISHRSGETEDITISHIAIASNCGQIKTGSLSRSDRLAKYNELIRIESILGESAKYYRGLAWTS; encoded by the coding sequence ATGATGAAAAAGATAATTAACAATGTATTCGCAAGAGAAATTTTAGATAGCAGAGGTTATCCAACTGTTGAGGTAGAAGTTGAACTCTGTGATGGAGCAACAGGTAGAGCATCTGTACCTTCTGGAGCTTCAACTGGAAAACTAGAAGCTTTAGAACTGAGAGATCAAGATGAAAAAAGATATTGTGGTAAAGGAGTGCTGAAAGCTGTTCAATCTGTGAATGGAGTGATAGCAGATGAAATTGTTGGCATGGATGCAGCAAACCAGGGTGCGATTGATAAAGTGTTAATCGAATTAGATGGAACGCAAAACAAATCTAAGCTTGGAGCAAACACAACTTTAGGGGTGTCCCTTGCCGTTGCAAAAGCAGCAGCACACAGTTTCAAAATGCCACTATATAGATATTTAGGAGGAGAGCAAGCAAGTGTTATGCCGGTTCCACTCATTAACATAATCAACGGTGGGGTACATGCAGACAATAAACTCGATTTTCAAGAATTCATGATTCTTCCTGTTGGGGCTGAAACTTTCAGTGAAGCAATCAGAATGTCTGCAGAGGTGTTTCATAACTTGCGCAGCATTCTTAGGAAAAAAGGTTATAGCACAAATGTAGGAGATGAAGGTGGTTTTGCACCGAATATCGAAAGCACCGAAGAAGCTCTTAATCTGATAATTCAGGCTGTAGAGTCTGCCGGTTATTCTGTGCAAAGTGACTTTGCACTGGGTCTTGACGTTGCTTCATCTACTTTTTATGAAGATAAAATTTACAAATTTGAAAATAGAGAGCTTACTTCAGAGGAATTGGCTGAGTACTATTGCGACCTTGCCGAAAAATATCCTATAATTTCCATAGAAGATGCGATGAGTGAAGATGACTACGAAGGTTGGAAATTGCTTACCGCAAAATTAGGGAACAAAGTCCAATTGGTTGGGGATGATTTGTTTGTTACAAATTGTGAGCTAATACGCAAAGGAATAGAGGAAAAAATGGCAAATGCTGTACTAATCAAGCCAAACCAGATAGGAACCTTGACGGAAACTTTGGCCGCTATTGAAATGGCAAAATCGAATGGCTACAAAGCCATCATTTCTCACCGATCAGGTGAAACAGAAGACATAACGATATCTCATATAGCAATTGCGTCAAATTGCGGGCAAATAAAGACTGGCTCGCTATCGCGCTCTGATAGACTTGCAAAGTACAACGAGCTGATAAGAATAGAAAGCATACTGGGAGAAAGTGCTAAATACTATCGTGGGTTGGCATGGACTTCATAG
- a CDS encoding nuclear transport factor 2 family protein: MVDQNLNKAESYYMAMCNKNFDEMASYVHPHVCFIGPLSTMDNKKSIIEAAKNFSMFFKSLAIRERFTSGNKVMLVLDFDCPDPIGTLRGTSFLSFDDGLISRIELFYDARPFEKRKDEIFIQN; this comes from the coding sequence ATGGTTGATCAAAATCTGAATAAAGCAGAGTCTTACTATATGGCTATGTGTAACAAAAATTTTGATGAGATGGCTTCATATGTGCATCCTCATGTCTGTTTTATAGGTCCTCTTTCAACTATGGATAATAAAAAATCGATAATTGAAGCTGCCAAAAATTTTTCGATGTTTTTTAAGAGCCTTGCAATTCGAGAAAGATTTACTTCTGGCAACAAAGTTATGCTAGTGTTAGATTTTGATTGTCCTGATCCTATAGGTACTTTGCGAGGTACTTCATTTTTATCATTTGACGATGGTCTCATTTCTCGCATCGAATTGTTTTACGATGCTCGCCCATTTGAGAAGAGAAAAGATGAAATTTTTATTCAAAATTGA
- the ubiA gene encoding 4-hydroxybenzoate octaprenyltransferase, with protein MNCYHYFSLMRLHSLTGLWLVLFPSLSGVILASTSLSWQTFALLILFSIGAFLMRPVGCIINDIFDREIDAHVERTKYRPLASGALSVKQAVILLSLLLSIALIILLLTNKTTLILGVISMCMIIIYPLLKRYVWWPQLFLGFTFNMGSLLGWAAVKNQISIEPMLFYAGCIFWTLSYDTIYAHQDKRDDEKLGMKSTALYFGDTTKSWLKRFHLISLMMWLYTGILSSLNNIFYIALLAVGVMFHYQYKNLNPDDSSQCMSIFKNNSYVGLLLFCGILLDRVIN; from the coding sequence ATGAATTGTTATCATTACTTTTCATTAATGAGGTTGCACAGTTTAACAGGTTTATGGCTTGTGTTATTTCCTAGTTTAAGTGGAGTTATTCTAGCTTCAACTTCCCTATCGTGGCAAACTTTTGCTCTCCTAATTTTGTTTTCTATAGGTGCATTTTTAATGAGACCTGTAGGGTGCATAATCAATGATATTTTCGATAGAGAAATAGATGCACATGTTGAACGAACAAAATATAGGCCACTTGCAAGTGGTGCACTAAGCGTAAAGCAAGCTGTGATTTTACTTTCTTTGCTGTTGTCTATTGCGCTGATAATCCTACTGCTTACCAATAAAACTACACTTATACTTGGGGTAATCTCAATGTGTATGATAATTATTTATCCTTTACTAAAGCGTTACGTTTGGTGGCCACAGTTGTTTTTAGGGTTTACTTTTAACATGGGATCGCTCCTAGGTTGGGCAGCAGTAAAGAACCAGATTAGTATAGAACCTATGCTCTTTTATGCAGGATGCATCTTTTGGACACTGAGTTACGACACCATATACGCTCATCAAGATAAGAGAGATGATGAAAAACTCGGAATGAAATCAACAGCACTGTATTTTGGTGATACAACAAAATCTTGGCTAAAAAGGTTTCATTTAATATCTCTTATGATGTGGCTATATACCGGTATCTTATCATCATTGAATAACATTTTCTATATCGCTTTACTTGCTGTGGGGGTCATGTTTCATTACCAATATAAAAATCTCAACCCCGACGACTCCAGTCAATGCATGTCCATATTTAAAAATAATTCCTATGTAGGACTACTGCTTTTTTGTGGCATCCTTTTGGATAGGGTTATAAACTGA
- a CDS encoding aminoglycoside phosphotransferase family protein, protein MELQDSEVEQAMISKTDSHLKITLSLATKLIAQQFAKRAHLEVKPVELNGIDNRTFHLGKEMLIRLPSAESYALQVTKEQKWLKILAPHLSFSIPEPLEMGHPSKYYPWNWSIYRWIEGKSINKLSINDLNLQVIAFQLAQFLNELHRIDVRGGPSPGLHNYWRGGHISVYDAEVKSAIMKLQGFVDTKVITSVWEKAISSKWSKNPVWIHGDLAIGNILVKDRYINAVIDFGCMGIGDPACDLVIAWNFLKNESRRIFKSHLCLDQDTWTRARGWALWKALITIVLLKDKTSPEVMKQRKIIDEILTSEF, encoded by the coding sequence TTGGAACTACAAGATTCTGAGGTGGAGCAAGCAATGATATCAAAAACTGATAGTCATTTAAAAATTACTTTATCACTTGCCACTAAACTTATTGCACAGCAGTTTGCAAAGAGGGCTCATTTAGAGGTTAAACCTGTTGAACTTAATGGTATAGACAACAGAACCTTTCACTTAGGTAAAGAAATGTTGATCAGGCTGCCAAGTGCGGAAAGCTATGCACTGCAAGTTACAAAGGAGCAAAAATGGCTCAAGATACTAGCACCGCACTTATCATTTTCTATTCCTGAACCACTCGAAATGGGACATCCATCAAAGTACTATCCTTGGAATTGGTCAATATACAGATGGATTGAAGGGAAAAGCATAAATAAACTATCTATAAATGACCTGAATTTACAGGTGATTGCTTTTCAACTTGCACAGTTTTTGAATGAGTTACACAGAATTGATGTTAGAGGAGGCCCAAGCCCTGGACTTCATAACTACTGGCGTGGTGGTCACATATCAGTCTATGATGCAGAGGTAAAATCAGCAATCATGAAATTGCAGGGTTTTGTTGACACTAAAGTTATAACATCTGTTTGGGAAAAGGCTATAAGCTCAAAATGGAGTAAGAACCCAGTATGGATACATGGTGATTTGGCAATCGGGAATATCTTAGTAAAAGATAGGTATATAAATGCTGTAATTGATTTTGGATGTATGGGTATTGGTGATCCAGCTTGTGATCTGGTCATTGCTTGGAATTTTTTGAAAAACGAGAGCAGAAGAATTTTCAAATCACATCTGTGTTTAGATCAAGATACGTGGACTAGAGCACGTGGTTGGGCTTTATGGAAGGCTCTCATTACAATTGTACTACTTAAAGATAAGACTAGCCCAGAAGTTATGAAACAAAGGAAAATTATTGATGAAATTCTAACTAGTGAATTCTAA